Sequence from the Clostridium butyricum genome:
GGAGTTCCAATTCTAGCGCCTGTAATTGAAGCTCTTAAACAATTAAGTAGATATACAGAAGCTGAACTTATGGCAGCAGTTGTTAGTGGAATGTTTACTGTATTCATTGAAAGTAAAAACACTGATGATGGAAATGTATTTGGTTCTAATATAAATTTTGAAGATGAAATTGATTCTGATGATGATACAACTTATGAATTAGGTAATGGAGCTGTTGTTCAGTTAGGTGAGGGAGAAACCGCAAAAGAAATTAACCCTGGTAGACCAAACACTGCTTTTGATGGATTTGTAAATGCAATAACAAGGCAGATAGGAGCAGCGCTTGAAATACCAAAGGAATTACTTACTAAAGAATTTACAGCATCATACTCAGCAAGTCGTGCGGCTCTTCTTGAAGCATGGAAAATGTTTAGAATGAGAAGAACATGGATGGCTAATGATTTTTGTCAACCTATATTTGTTGAATGGATGCATGAAGCAGTAGCAAAAGGAAGGATATATGCTCCAGGATTTTTCAATAATCCATTAATTAGGAAAGCTTACTGTAATGCAGAGTGGTCAGGGCCTAGTGCTGGTCAACTTGATCCTAATAAAGAAGTAGATGCAGCAATTAAAAGAATTGATAATGGTTTTTCTACAGCAGCAAAAGAAACAATGGAACTTACAGGAGGTGATTATTATCAAAATATAAAACAAAGAAAACAAGAAGTTACATTAATAGAGGAGGTTAGAAATATTGTTAGAGAAGCTGAACAATCAAAAATTACTAATAGTTAATGATTCTTCTATTTCAAAAGGAATGTTATCAGTATCAGACAAGAAGTTTTGGGATTTTAATTATGTTGAAGATGAAGAAGTTGAACTCACAATATATGGTGAGATAGTAAGCAGTCTTTCTTGGTGGGATTCATCAGGTCAAGTTGCATCTAATGATTTTATTAAGGAATTAGATTCATATAAGGATAAAGATAATATTACAGTAAGAATTAATAGCAATGGTGGAGATGTATTTGCAGCAACAGCTATTTATACAATACTTAGAGATATGAAAGCTAATATAAAAGTAAAAATAGATGGAATGTGCATGAGCGCTGCAACGATAATTGCAATGGCAGGAGAATCTGAGATATCTCCATGTGCTGTATTTATGACACATCCACCACTAGCTGGTTTATGTGGTTATTTTAATTCATCAGATTTAGATGAATATAAAATAATGCTTGATAAGGTAAAAGATATAATAATGAATGCTTATCAATATAAAACAAGTAAAACAAAAGATGAGCTTGAAACTTTTCTTAATGGTGATAACTGGATGACCGCTGAAGAAGCTGTTGAAAATGGATTTATTGATAAAGTTATGTTTGATGATGATGAATATAATCCAGTTATTGATAAGAATATGTTAATAATTAATAAAGTTGGCACTGATTTAAGTAATATGCCAGATGATTTTAAAGAAAAGATAAAAGATAAAATATCTAAAAATAGTTTAAGGAATAATAGCGGTAATTCAAATTTGAATAACCAAAGCTATTTTTTTAATAAATTAAATAATAAAAGAGGAGATGATGATGTGATTAAAAATGCACATGAATTAAAGGATAAATATCCTGATGTCTATAAAGAAGTAGTAAATGCAGCACAAGTTCAAGAAAGAGAAAGAATTAAGGCTATAGATGGACTTCCAGGAGCAAATGAGATTAAAAATAAAGCCAAATACGAAGAAATTATAGATGCAGGCCAATGTGCAGTGCTTATATTAAATGCTCAAAAACAGCAAGGTCAGGATTATTTAAATAACAGGGATGATGATATTAGAAATTCTGGTGCTGATGATGTAAAACCAACATCAACTCATGAAAGAAATATTGCTAAAGATGGATATGATATTGATGAAACAGAATCTATTTTAGACAGAGCGTTGGGAAAGAGAGGAATTCGATAATGAATGGATTTAATGAAGAGGTATTTATACCAGAAAAAATAAGAAGTGGAGCTAATATTCCTGTAAAGGTATCAGAGGTGGATCTTAAAGCAGCAGAAAGTATAAAAGAAATGCAGCCGGTTTATTATAATTCTACTAGCAAGGAATTTACTATAAAATCAGAAAATGGAGAATTATATGGATTTTCAGCTGTGGCATCAGAAGTTAGTGAGGAAAACATAAGTAAAACTCAGATTCCAGTTTATCTATCAGGAGAATTTTATAAATCATCAGTAAAAGATGTACTTGCAAATGAAGAAGATGTAAATGCATTGGCTATATTAGCAAGAAAATTAGGAATATTTTTAGAATAAAATCAAGAGGAGATGAATGTAAATGCCATTAAATTTATTTGATCCAAGAACAATGCTTTCTGTTATAGAAAGAAATCCCCAAGTAAAAACATTTTTAAAAGATACTTTCTTTGGAAGAGTAGAAACTTCAAATACAGAGTATATTGATGTCGATTTTACAAAAGGAAATAGAGAACTCGCTCCATTTGTACATGACAAAATAGCTCAAACAACAACAGAAAATCAAGGATATGTAACAAAGCAGTTTAAACCAGCACTTGTTACAGCTGACAGAGTAACTACAGCAGGCGATATATTAAAAAGAACTGCTGGAGAACTTCCATATAACTCAATATCTCCAGAAGAACGTGCTGCACAAAAAATAGCAAGAGATTTTTTACAGATAGATGAAATGATAACAAGAAGAGAAGAATGGATGTGTGCTCAGACTTTATTTACAGGTAAAATACCTGTGATTGGTAAAGGTGTAAATTATGAAATAGATTTTAAATTTACAAATAAAGATGTTAAGTCTGGAACTGATTTATGGTCAGATGCAAAAGCAAAACCTATAAGTCAAATTGAAGAAATGGCTAAGCAGGTACAGAAGACAGGTTTTGTAAATCCAGATATATGTATATTAGGACAAAATGCAGCAAGTGAATTTGTAAATAATGCAAGCGTTCAAAAGATACTTGATACAGAACATATGAATCTTGCAACTATAGAACCTAGACAGCTTCCAAATGGAGCAACTTATATTGGTACTATTCCTAAATTAGGATTAAGTATTTATCAATATAATGAATGGTATTTAGATAATTTTACTGATCCAAAAAATCCACAAGTAAAATCATTAATACCAGCTGATTACTGTGGAATTTTTAGCTCACAGATGCAAGGATTTATGGGATATGGTGTAAATGCAATAATTGATAATGCTAGCAAAGAATTTGTAAGCATAGAAGGGACAAGATGCCCTGATTCATGGATTCAAAAGAAACCTGCTGCAAAATACATTCAATTAATGTCTAGACCATTAGCATGTCCTGTTGAAGTAGATGCATGGTTTATATCGAAAGTAGTTTAGCAATATCAGATGAGTGTTAAATGTATCATCAATGTATCTCATAATGGAAAATTGTATAGCATTGGTGATACAATCACTGATATTACTTTAACAGATGCTGAAAAATTGATTGAATGTGGTGCAGTTTTGAAAATAGATAATAAATTTAAGAAAAGTTATGGTGATGTACAGCAGGTACTAAAAAATAAATTCAAAAAAAATAAAAGATTTATGGAGGAACTTCAATATGCTAAGTTTTAAAGAACAGATAAATGAAGATTTAGATGTATTTTTCAATTTAGATGAATTTGGAGATACACATAGTATTGATGGAATGCCTAGGACTGTTGTAATTGATAATGAAACACTTAAGGAAAGAATAAGAAAAGAATATGATGGAATACTTCAGGCAGACCTTCTATATTTCATAAAAGAATCAGATGTATTTAAGAAGCCGAAGAGTGGGGAAATGCAGAATTTTGATGGATGCCTGTATAGCGTATTTGATGTTAAGTATGATTCGGGAGTGTATGAAATTATACTGCAGGGAGCTATGAATTAATGGCTGTAAATATAAAAATAGATGATTCAGAGTTAAGAAAATCATTAAGCAAACTGAGTGAATTTCCTAAGGAAATCCCAAAGGCTACTAATGCAGCTCTGAATAGAACTATTACTTTTGTAAATAAGAATATTAAGAAAGAAGTTTCAGGAGAATATTCAATAAAGTCAGGGGAAGTAGCTCAAACTCTTAAGGTTAAGAAATCTACAACAAACAACTTGTCAGCAACAATAACAAGTATAGGCAGACCAATAACACTTAGTCATTTTCCAGCAAATTTAAAATCAGGGTGGACAAAAGGAAGCAATCTAAAAGTAAAAGTTAAGAAATCAGGGTATAAGAAGATAAATACTCATCCAAGGGCGTTTGTTACTGCTATTGGTGGTAATTTGCACATCGTAAGAAGAGAAACAAGTAAACAGTATCCTATAAAAGTATTAAAAACATTATCTGTTCCTCAAATGGTTTCAAATTCAGAATTAAGTGAAAATATATTAGAACAGGCTAATGAGCAACTTAAAAATAGAATAAATCATGAAATAGAATTTAGATTAAATAAATTAACTAGCAGGAGGTAATATGACAGATATAGAGATTTTAAAAAGTTTGAGTAAGTTTCTTATAAATAATGTTGCAAATAAAATTAAGCTAGAAAAACCACCTGAGAATAATATTGTAGAACAAAGTTATGATTTAGTAAATCCAGCAGTTTATATAGGATGGGTTCCACCTAAGAATTTCTTAGAAAGTTACGGATTTGATATTCCATCAATTGTAGTTATGATAGATGAAGGTGAAGATAATTCTGATGAGGTAACAAGAAGAATTAGAATTACATTTACAACATATGATCCAGGAACAACGGAATTAAATGGGAAACTAAGTCCTAATACTAATGGATATAAAGATTTATTAAATCTTATAGGAATTACAAGAAATGAATTAAATAATAGTCCTATTTCAGAAGAAATAAATTCTGTTGATAAACCTATAAAATGGAAAATATCAGAACAAAATTATCCCTATTGGAGTTCTGAAATGACTTTTAGCATATCAAGAGCTCCAATAGAAATAAATATAAATAATAATTTTTTATAAGGCGGTGTTAAAATGGCATATAAACATGGATTATATGGTTCGTTAGTTGCAAGTGATGAATCAATATCTACAAGTAAAACAGTGCCTATTTATATAGGAACTGCTCCAATACACAGAGTAAAAAAAGAAAATAGAGTTATAAATAAGCCATTACTTATTAGAAACTCTGAACAGGCTCAGACGAAACTAGGTTATAGAGAAACCGATAATTTTGATGAATTTACATTATCAGCAGTAATATTTGCTCATTTTTCAAATAATATTAAACCCATTGGACCAATAGTAGTTATTGTGCTAGACACTATAACTAATGCAGACAATACTACTTCTACATTAGAAATAATAAATGGAGTTGGAACTATTGTAGATAATGTAATAGTAGATTCCATTATTATTACAGATAAAATATTGGGCACAGATTATGAATTAAAATATAATGAATCAGGACAATTAGAAGTATCGGAATTAGAAGATGGTCTTGGGGAATCTATTTCAATATCATATAAGAAGGTTGAGACATCTAAAATAAAACCTGAGAATGTTATTGGATCATATGAAGAAGAAACTGAGACAAGGACAGGAATACAAGCGATACAAGATGTTTATGAAGAATTGAATATAATTCCTGAAATATTAGCAGCACCAGGATATTCACACATAAAGGAAATAGAGCAAGCTTTAGTTAAATCAACATCTAGAATAAGTGATAGATGGGAAGCTATTTGTTATACAGATATTAATTCGAATGAGGCAGATTCCAGGGAAAAAGCACTTAAATGGAAAGATGCTAATAAATATAATTCTACGTGTGAAAAAACATGTTGGCCGAAATTTAAAACTGGCAATAAAGAATTATGGGGATCTATAGTTGCAATAGTACGAAAACTACAAACTGATGCTGAAAATGATGGAATTCCTTATGAAAGTTCATCTAATAAAGCTATAGATATAGATTCTCTTATTGCTAATGGTAAACAAATTAGGTTTGGCCAAGAAAAAGCTAATGAACTTAATGAAAAAGGAATTACAACAGCTATCTATAGTGGTGGGAAATATGTTTTATGGGGGCCACATATGGCTAATTATGATTATGGTTCTACTACTGCTGTTGATGAAATATTTGATGTCAACATAATGATGAATAAATTTTTGCTTAATGACTTTAATTATAGGAATATAGATTTAATAGATAAACCAATGACACGAAATGATGTAGATGCATTAATTGTATCAGAACAGACTATATTAAATTCATATGTTACAGCGGGACAACTTCTTTATGGTGAAATTAGTTTTAACAATAAGAATAATGCAAGATCAGATATGATACAGGGAGACTTCACTTTTGATACATTAGTGACAAATACTCCACCAGCTAAATCAATTACTCAGAGAGTTAAATCTACATCTAAGGGTATTGAAAATTTATATACAGAGGAGGATGAATAAATGAGTACAGCAGCTAAGGAAATTAAAAATAAAACTATTGATTTCTCTGTATATGTAAGAGATAGTGGTTCAGCAGAGAAAATTGGAAACTCAACAGATGTTACTCTGCCATCTGTTGAAAAAATAACAGATACAATAAAAGGTTCAGGAATAATGGGAGAGCTTGATCTTCCAAGTTATGGACAGATAAGTTCAATGGAAACAGAAATTTCAATGAGAGTATCGGATGATAAATTTGCAACATTATCAGCTGCTAGTCAGCTTGAGTATAGATGGGTAACAGATGCATATGATACATCTACAGGGAAAGCTAGGATAATAGCAAATAAAGCATTTTTAACTGTTGCAAATAAAAAAGCTGATGAAGGTAAAATTGAATCAGGTGCTTCACAGGATGGAAGTCTGTCATTTGAAGTTATTGCATATAAGAGAATATGCGATGGAAAAGAAATCTTAAATATAGATAAACTTAATGGGATATATTCTATTAATGGCAAAAACATGTATAGTGATATATCACAATATTTATAAAATTAATTATAAAAACTAGGAAACTATTCCTGGTTTATTTATTTGGAGGTAATAATTATGGAAAATAATATAGAAATTATAGGAACTGGAACTTTAAAATTAAAAAGACCTATTTCAATTGATGGAAAAGAAACCAATGAAATTAAATATGATTTTGACAAATTAACAGGAATGGATATAGAAGAAGTCTTTAAAGA
This genomic interval carries:
- a CDS encoding phage portal protein, producing MNVIDRAIASFNPEKALRREFARKKLDFINTGYSNYGASRSKKSLLGWLSRGGSPKEDISDNIKTLRQRSRDLFMGAPIATSALKTTRTNVIGAGLRLKSQIDGEFLGLTPEETRNLETQIEREFSLWAESKNCDVERINDFYELQQVAFLSWIMNGDAFVMLPTIKRINEIYDIRILLIEADRVCNKNYVSNSETLQEGVETNENGEITYYHICSRHPLATTWDKAPKWIKVKAYGSKTGRPNILHLMESERIGQRRGVPILAPVIEALKQLSRYTEAELMAAVVSGMFTVFIESKNTDDGNVFGSNINFEDEIDSDDDTTYELGNGAVVQLGEGETAKEINPGRPNTAFDGFVNAITRQIGAALEIPKELLTKEFTASYSASRAALLEAWKMFRMRRTWMANDFCQPIFVEWMHEAVAKGRIYAPGFFNNPLIRKAYCNAEWSGPSAGQLDPNKEVDAAIKRIDNGFSTAAKETMELTGGDYYQNIKQRKQEVTLIEEVRNIVREAEQSKITNS
- a CDS encoding head maturation protease, ClpP-related encodes the protein MLEKLNNQKLLIVNDSSISKGMLSVSDKKFWDFNYVEDEEVELTIYGEIVSSLSWWDSSGQVASNDFIKELDSYKDKDNITVRINSNGGDVFAATAIYTILRDMKANIKVKIDGMCMSAATIIAMAGESEISPCAVFMTHPPLAGLCGYFNSSDLDEYKIMLDKVKDIIMNAYQYKTSKTKDELETFLNGDNWMTAEEAVENGFIDKVMFDDDEYNPVIDKNMLIINKVGTDLSNMPDDFKEKIKDKISKNSLRNNSGNSNLNNQSYFFNKLNNKRGDDDVIKNAHELKDKYPDVYKEVVNAAQVQERERIKAIDGLPGANEIKNKAKYEEIIDAGQCAVLILNAQKQQGQDYLNNRDDDIRNSGADDVKPTSTHERNIAKDGYDIDETESILDRALGKRGIR
- a CDS encoding major capsid protein, which encodes MPLNLFDPRTMLSVIERNPQVKTFLKDTFFGRVETSNTEYIDVDFTKGNRELAPFVHDKIAQTTTENQGYVTKQFKPALVTADRVTTAGDILKRTAGELPYNSISPEERAAQKIARDFLQIDEMITRREEWMCAQTLFTGKIPVIGKGVNYEIDFKFTNKDVKSGTDLWSDAKAKPISQIEEMAKQVQKTGFVNPDICILGQNAASEFVNNASVQKILDTEHMNLATIEPRQLPNGATYIGTIPKLGLSIYQYNEWYLDNFTDPKNPQVKSLIPADYCGIFSSQMQGFMGYGVNAIIDNASKEFVSIEGTRCPDSWIQKKPAAKYIQLMSRPLACPVEVDAWFISKVV
- a CDS encoding phage tail protein encodes the protein MAVNIKIDDSELRKSLSKLSEFPKEIPKATNAALNRTITFVNKNIKKEVSGEYSIKSGEVAQTLKVKKSTTNNLSATITSIGRPITLSHFPANLKSGWTKGSNLKVKVKKSGYKKINTHPRAFVTAIGGNLHIVRRETSKQYPIKVLKTLSVPQMVSNSELSENILEQANEQLKNRINHEIEFRLNKLTSRR
- a CDS encoding phage major tail tube protein is translated as MSTAAKEIKNKTIDFSVYVRDSGSAEKIGNSTDVTLPSVEKITDTIKGSGIMGELDLPSYGQISSMETEISMRVSDDKFATLSAASQLEYRWVTDAYDTSTGKARIIANKAFLTVANKKADEGKIESGASQDGSLSFEVIAYKRICDGKEILNIDKLNGIYSINGKNMYSDISQYL